Proteins found in one Bombus terrestris chromosome 1, iyBomTerr1.2, whole genome shotgun sequence genomic segment:
- the LOC125385810 gene encoding uncharacterized protein LOC125385810 has product MANVEDERLSGEEGSMLEELRSKLARLNLLISSKSVLMARLNRACKAGQSTPKGSKRAEESTNQRDLRSEQRAERNQDGNEDLEKLRTKELRTRLASLGLKVTGRKSELRARLQAALEGNNTSSEEESDDGSEDEDKKRCTRTQERYATVYPDRDEHYQKAHIASMLSFRDVEDTLESFSGDKGENVERCFESFEEVADTCMWSDGQKAIYARKLLKGSAKIFVSFECHARTWHELKKGLIREFSKKSNSRQVHQKLREMRKKSDEACLAYMYRMLKIASYVDIEEEAKVEYIIDGIIDKEVNKSTLYGAASIKKLRKRLIVYEE; this is encoded by the coding sequence atggCAAACGTTGAGGACGAACGATTGTCGGGTGAAGAGGGTTCGATGCTGGAGGAACTGAGAAGTAAGCTCGCACGTTTGAATCTGCTGATATCTTCGAAATCAGTGCTGATGGCCAGGCTGAACCGAGCGTGTAAGGCTGGTCAATCGACTCCAAAGGGATCGAAGCGCGCTGAAGAATCAACAAACCAGCGAGACCTAAGGAGCGAGCAAAGAGCTGAGCGTAATCAAGATGGAAACGAAGACCTCGAGAAGCTGAGGACGAAGGAGTTGAGAACGCGCCTCGCTAGCTTGGGGTTAAAGGTCACAGGGAGAAAATCCGAATTACGCGCACGGCTACAGGCGGCCCTGGAAGGGAACAATACATCGTCGGAGGAAGAGAGCGACGACGGAAGTGAAgatgaagataaaaaaagatGTACGAGAACACAAGAGAGGTACGCGACGGTGTACCCGGACCGTGACGAACATTACCAAAAGGCACATATTGCTTCGATGTTGAGCTTCAGAGACGTTGAAGACACACTAGAGTCGTTCAGTGGCGACAAAGGCGAAAATGTGGAGCGATGCTTCGAGTCGTTCGAAGAAGTCGCGGATACGTGTATGTGGTCAGACGGTCAGAAGGCGATCTACGCGAGAAAGTTGCTAAAAGGATCAGCGAAAATATTCGTGAGTTTCGAGTGTCATGCCAGGACTTGGCATGAGCTGAAGAAAGGACTGATTAGAGAATTCTCAAAAAAGTCTAATAGTCGACAAGTACACCAGAAACTCAgagaaatgagaaagaaaagcgacgaGGCATGCTTGGCTTACATGTATCGCATGCTTAAAATAGCCAGTTATGTCGATATAGAGGAAGAAGCAAAAGTAGAATACATCATAGATGGGATAATAGACAAGGAAGTCAATAAGTCTACGTTGTATGGTGCTGCATCCATCAAGAAGTTAAGGAAGAGGCTAATCGTGTACGAGGAGTAG